Proteins encoded within one genomic window of Panicum virgatum strain AP13 chromosome 1N, P.virgatum_v5, whole genome shotgun sequence:
- the LOC120655689 gene encoding protein Rf1, mitochondrial-like, whose protein sequence is MCNLCREGWVTEAQSLLDLMVRVGVRPNIISYTILIDGYCLAGRMKEPMKLLDDVVRVGLKPDAFFYNTLLHGCCRSGMIDAAVRLFREMLSCEVRPGIITYNTVLQGLFQSGKFPEAQELYLNMIKSGMQLNLYTYNIILKGLCKNKCVDEAFKIFQSLCSKGFQLDIITFSIMIDALLKSGRKEEAMDMFAAISAHGLVPDVGIYHLMIQNLIKEGLLEESDNLFLAMEQSGCTPDSCMLNSLVRRLLYRGEITRAGAYLYKIDEMNFSLEASTTSLLISVFLREECQHQMMSLPKKYHFLVDVKK, encoded by the coding sequence ATGTGTAACCTTTGCAGAGAAGGTTGGGTCACGGAAGCTCAGAGTCTCCTTGACTTGATGGTACGTGTAGGTGTGCGACCTAATATTATCTCATATACTATATTAATAGATGGCTACTGCTTAGCTGGTAGGATGAAGGAACCTATGAAGTTACTTGATGATGTGGTCCGAGTTGGCTTGAAACCTGATGCCTTTTTTTATAATACTTTGCTTCATGGCTGTTGTAGATCTGGCATGATAGATGCTGCAGTTAGACTATTCAGAGAAATGTTAAGCTGTGAAGTTAGGCCTGGAATTATCACTTATAACACAGTACTTCAGGGTTTATTTCAGTCTGGGAAGTTTCCTGAAGCACAAGAACTCTATCTCAATATGATCAAAAGTGGAATGCAACTCAACCTTTACACGTACAACATAATTCTGAAgggtctttgcaaaaataaatGTGTTGATGAGGCATTTAAAATATTTCAGAGTCTATGTTCTAAGGGGTTTCAACTTGACATCATTACCTTCAGCATTATGATTGATGCTTTGCTCAAAAGTGGCAGAAAAGAAGAAGCTATGGATATGTTCGCTGCTATCTCTGCCCATGGTTTAGTTCCAGATGTTGGGATCTATCACTTAATGATACAAAATCTCATAAAAGAAGGCTTGCTCGAAGAGTCTGACAATCTGTTTTTGGCAATGGAACAGAGTGGATGCACTCCAGACTCATGTATGCTAAATTCTCTTGTTAGGAGGCTGTTGTATAGAGGTGAGATAACAAGGGCTGGGGCTTACCTCTACAAAATTGACGAGATGAACTTCTCACTTGAGGCATCTACTACTTCCTTGCTAATATCAGTTTTCTTGAGGGAGGAATGTCAGCACCAAATGATGTCCCTACCTAAAAAGTATCATTTTCTTGTGGATGTCAAGAAATGA